The following are encoded in a window of Etheostoma cragini isolate CJK2018 chromosome 7, CSU_Ecrag_1.0, whole genome shotgun sequence genomic DNA:
- the ampd2b gene encoding AMP deaminase 2 isoform X2: MSSNLPSGTAAGAKNKPISPFRKRGSLQYGASTADLRGARHLLTSQHSLPGIPVALKQSIDLRTSMDGKYKEIAEELFSRTMADSEMRSAPYEFPEDSPIEQLEERRHRLERQISQDVKFEPDILLRAKQEFMKTDSATDLEYMKEKSPFPDLQDLVPEKEYQRVAISGDEKCGVPFTDLLDAAKCVVKALFIRQKYMGLSLQSYCRTTARYLQELRERPLDFENYEEEISETAVTADATMHPPVSKTHPYENQDPASMPHDMGYGCKMVDGVMHVYTTRNIMEKSTELDLPYPDLQEYIADMNVMMALIINGPVKSFCYRRLQYLSSKFQMHILLNEMKELAAQKKVPHRDFYNIRKVDTHIHASSCMNQKHLLRFIKRAMKKYPKEIVRVENGKGQTLMEVFETMNLTAFDLSVDTLDMHADRNTFHRFDKFNAKYNPIGESILREIFIKTDNYIEGKYFGHIIKEVMADLEESKYQNVELRLSIYGRSRDEWDKLAQWAVKHRVYSTNVRWLVQVPRLFDVYQTKKQLCNFQEMLENIFMPLFEVTVNPGSHPELHLFLQHVVGFDSVDDESKPEQHIFNLDSPLPVNWTEEDNPPYSYYLYYMYANMTVLNHLRRQRGFPTLVLRPHCGEAGPIHHLVSGFMLSENISHGLLLRKAPVLQYLYYLAQIGIAMSPLSNNSLFLSYHRNPLPEYLSRGLMVSLSTDDPLQFHFTKEPLMEEYSIAAQVWKLSSCDMCELARNSVLMSGFSDRVKCSWLGPKHIKEGQESNDIRRTNVPDIRVAYRYETMCEELNLITQAIRTDELETIEEEGSLYMGSVQGEK, encoded by the exons CTGATCTCCGTGGTGCCCGCCACCTCCTCACTTCCCAGCATTCCTTGCCTGGGATCCCTGTGGCCTTGAAACAATCCATTGACCTGCGTACATCCATGGACGGGAAGTACAAAGAGATTGCTGAG gAGCTGTTCTCCCGCACAATGGCAGACAGTGAGATGCGCAGTGCTCCCTATGAATTCCCTGAGGACAGTCCAATCGAACAGCTGGAAGAGAGACGTCATCGCTTGGAGCGACAGATAAGCCAGGATGTCAA GTTTGAACCCGACATTCTCCTGCGAGCCAAACAGGAGTTCATGAAGACTGACAGTGCTACAGATCTTGA ATACATGAAGGAGAAGAGCCCATTTCCAGACCTGCAGGACCTGGTTCCAGAGAAAGAATACCAGCGAGTGGCTATTTCTGGGGATGAGAAATGTGGG GTTCCCTTCACAGATCTGTTGGATGCAGCCAAATGTGTGGTGAAGGCTCTGTTCATCAGACAGAAGTACATGGGTCTGTCGCTGCAGAGTTACTGCAGGACCACCGCTCGTTACCTGCAGGAGCTGAGGGAGAGACCTCTGGACTTCGAAAACTACGAGGAGGAGATCTCAGAGACCGCAGTCACTGCAG ATGCCACAATGCACCCACCTGTCTCTAAAACGCACCCCTATGAGAACCAGGACCCTGCCAGCATGCCCCACGATATGGGATATGGCTGCAAGATGGTGGATGGTGTCATGCATGTGTACACAACGAGGAACATTATGGAAAA GAGCACAGAGCTGGACTTGCCGTATCCAGACCTGCAGGAGTACATTGCTGATATGAATGTCATGATGGCCCTCATTATCAATGGCCCAGt AAAGTCCTTCTGCTACCGACGTCTGCAGTATCTTAGCTCCAAGTTCCAGATGCACATTTTGCTGAATGAGATGAAGGAGCTGGCAGCACAGAAGAAAGTCCCACATCGAGACTTTTACAATATCCGTAAG GTTGACACACACATCCACGCTTCGTCTTGCATGAACCAAAAGCACCTTCTGCGTTTTATTAAAAGGGCCATGAAGAAGTATCCCAAGGAAATTGTGCGTGTGGAAAATGGCAAGGGTCAGACGCTCATGGAAGTGTTTGAGACCATGAACCTGACGGCCTTTGACCTGAGCGTGGACACTCTGGACATGCATGCA GACCGAAACACTTTTCATCGCTTTGACAAGTTTAATGCCAAATACAACCCCATCGGCGAGTCCATTCTGAGAGAGATCTTCATCAAAACAGACAACTACATTGAGGGGAAATACTTTGGCCACATTATTAAG GAGGTGATGGCAGACCTGGAGGAGAGCAAATACCAGAATGTGGAGCTCAGGCTGTCCATCTACGGACGCTCCAGAGACGAGTGGGACAAGCTGGCCCAGTGGGCTGTCAAACATCGGGTCTACTCCACCAATGTGCGCTGGCTTGTGCAAGTGCCACGACTCTT TGACGTCtaccaaacaaagaaacagctgTGCAATTTCCAAGAGATGCTGGAGAACATCTTCATGCCTCTGTTTGAGGTTACAGTGAACCCCGGCAGCCATCCAGAGCTGCACCTCTTCCTTCAGCAT GTTGTAGGTTTTGACAGTGTGGATGATGAGTCGAAACCAGAGCAACATATCTTCAACCTGGACAGTCCGCTGCCAGTCAACTGGACAGAGGAGGACAACCCGCCCTACTCCTACTACCTCTACTACATGTACGCGAACATGACTGTGCTGAATCACCTGCGCAG GCAGCGGGGGTTTCCCACACTCGTCCTACGTCCTCATTGTGGGGAGGCAGGGCCGATCCATCACCTGGTGTCTGGTTTCATGCTGTCAGAGAACATCTCACACGGGCTGCTGCTCAGGAAG GCTCCTGTTCTGCAGTATCTGTACTACTTGGCCCAGATAGGTATCGCCATGTCTCCTCTCAGCAATAACAGCCTGTTCCTCAGCTACCATCGTAACCCTCTGCCAGAGTACCTGTCAAGAGGCCTCATGGTCTCTCTGTCCACAGACGACCCTCTGCAGTTTCACTTCACCAAG GAGCCTTTGATGGAAGAGTACAGCATTGCTGCTCAGGTGTGGAAGCTGAGCTCCTGCGATATGTGTGAGCTGGCCAGAAACAGCGTGCTGATGAGCGGATTCTCTGATAGG GTGAAGTGCTCCTGGCTCGGCCCCAAACACATTAAGGAGGGGCAGGAGAGCAACGACATCAGGCGCACCAACGTTCCTGACATCCGTGTGGCATACCGGTATGAGACCATGTGCGAGGAGTTGAATTTAATCACACAGGCCATCCGCACAGATGAGCTGGAGACCATCGAGGAGGAGGGGAGTCTGTATATGGGATCTGTTCAGGGAGAGAAGTGA
- the ampd2b gene encoding AMP deaminase 2 isoform X3 — MDGKYKEIAEELFSRTMADSEMRSAPYEFPEDSPIEQLEERRHRLERQISQDVKFEPDILLRAKQEFMKTDSATDLEYMKEKSPFPDLQDLVPEKEYQRVAISGDEKCGVPFTDLLDAAKCVVKALFIRQKYMGLSLQSYCRTTARYLQELRERPLDFENYEEEISETAVTAETSRNATMHPPVSKTHPYENQDPASMPHDMGYGCKMVDGVMHVYTTRNIMEKSTELDLPYPDLQEYIADMNVMMALIINGPVKSFCYRRLQYLSSKFQMHILLNEMKELAAQKKVPHRDFYNIRKVDTHIHASSCMNQKHLLRFIKRAMKKYPKEIVRVENGKGQTLMEVFETMNLTAFDLSVDTLDMHADRNTFHRFDKFNAKYNPIGESILREIFIKTDNYIEGKYFGHIIKEVMADLEESKYQNVELRLSIYGRSRDEWDKLAQWAVKHRVYSTNVRWLVQVPRLFDVYQTKKQLCNFQEMLENIFMPLFEVTVNPGSHPELHLFLQHVVGFDSVDDESKPEQHIFNLDSPLPVNWTEEDNPPYSYYLYYMYANMTVLNHLRRQRGFPTLVLRPHCGEAGPIHHLVSGFMLSENISHGLLLRKAPVLQYLYYLAQIGIAMSPLSNNSLFLSYHRNPLPEYLSRGLMVSLSTDDPLQFHFTKEPLMEEYSIAAQVWKLSSCDMCELARNSVLMSGFSDRVKCSWLGPKHIKEGQESNDIRRTNVPDIRVAYRYETMCEELNLITQAIRTDELETIEEEGSLYMGSVQGEK; from the exons ATGGACGGGAAGTACAAAGAGATTGCTGAG gAGCTGTTCTCCCGCACAATGGCAGACAGTGAGATGCGCAGTGCTCCCTATGAATTCCCTGAGGACAGTCCAATCGAACAGCTGGAAGAGAGACGTCATCGCTTGGAGCGACAGATAAGCCAGGATGTCAA GTTTGAACCCGACATTCTCCTGCGAGCCAAACAGGAGTTCATGAAGACTGACAGTGCTACAGATCTTGA ATACATGAAGGAGAAGAGCCCATTTCCAGACCTGCAGGACCTGGTTCCAGAGAAAGAATACCAGCGAGTGGCTATTTCTGGGGATGAGAAATGTGGG GTTCCCTTCACAGATCTGTTGGATGCAGCCAAATGTGTGGTGAAGGCTCTGTTCATCAGACAGAAGTACATGGGTCTGTCGCTGCAGAGTTACTGCAGGACCACCGCTCGTTACCTGCAGGAGCTGAGGGAGAGACCTCTGGACTTCGAAAACTACGAGGAGGAGATCTCAGAGACCGCAGTCACTGCAG AAACTTCTAGAA ATGCCACAATGCACCCACCTGTCTCTAAAACGCACCCCTATGAGAACCAGGACCCTGCCAGCATGCCCCACGATATGGGATATGGCTGCAAGATGGTGGATGGTGTCATGCATGTGTACACAACGAGGAACATTATGGAAAA GAGCACAGAGCTGGACTTGCCGTATCCAGACCTGCAGGAGTACATTGCTGATATGAATGTCATGATGGCCCTCATTATCAATGGCCCAGt AAAGTCCTTCTGCTACCGACGTCTGCAGTATCTTAGCTCCAAGTTCCAGATGCACATTTTGCTGAATGAGATGAAGGAGCTGGCAGCACAGAAGAAAGTCCCACATCGAGACTTTTACAATATCCGTAAG GTTGACACACACATCCACGCTTCGTCTTGCATGAACCAAAAGCACCTTCTGCGTTTTATTAAAAGGGCCATGAAGAAGTATCCCAAGGAAATTGTGCGTGTGGAAAATGGCAAGGGTCAGACGCTCATGGAAGTGTTTGAGACCATGAACCTGACGGCCTTTGACCTGAGCGTGGACACTCTGGACATGCATGCA GACCGAAACACTTTTCATCGCTTTGACAAGTTTAATGCCAAATACAACCCCATCGGCGAGTCCATTCTGAGAGAGATCTTCATCAAAACAGACAACTACATTGAGGGGAAATACTTTGGCCACATTATTAAG GAGGTGATGGCAGACCTGGAGGAGAGCAAATACCAGAATGTGGAGCTCAGGCTGTCCATCTACGGACGCTCCAGAGACGAGTGGGACAAGCTGGCCCAGTGGGCTGTCAAACATCGGGTCTACTCCACCAATGTGCGCTGGCTTGTGCAAGTGCCACGACTCTT TGACGTCtaccaaacaaagaaacagctgTGCAATTTCCAAGAGATGCTGGAGAACATCTTCATGCCTCTGTTTGAGGTTACAGTGAACCCCGGCAGCCATCCAGAGCTGCACCTCTTCCTTCAGCAT GTTGTAGGTTTTGACAGTGTGGATGATGAGTCGAAACCAGAGCAACATATCTTCAACCTGGACAGTCCGCTGCCAGTCAACTGGACAGAGGAGGACAACCCGCCCTACTCCTACTACCTCTACTACATGTACGCGAACATGACTGTGCTGAATCACCTGCGCAG GCAGCGGGGGTTTCCCACACTCGTCCTACGTCCTCATTGTGGGGAGGCAGGGCCGATCCATCACCTGGTGTCTGGTTTCATGCTGTCAGAGAACATCTCACACGGGCTGCTGCTCAGGAAG GCTCCTGTTCTGCAGTATCTGTACTACTTGGCCCAGATAGGTATCGCCATGTCTCCTCTCAGCAATAACAGCCTGTTCCTCAGCTACCATCGTAACCCTCTGCCAGAGTACCTGTCAAGAGGCCTCATGGTCTCTCTGTCCACAGACGACCCTCTGCAGTTTCACTTCACCAAG GAGCCTTTGATGGAAGAGTACAGCATTGCTGCTCAGGTGTGGAAGCTGAGCTCCTGCGATATGTGTGAGCTGGCCAGAAACAGCGTGCTGATGAGCGGATTCTCTGATAGG GTGAAGTGCTCCTGGCTCGGCCCCAAACACATTAAGGAGGGGCAGGAGAGCAACGACATCAGGCGCACCAACGTTCCTGACATCCGTGTGGCATACCGGTATGAGACCATGTGCGAGGAGTTGAATTTAATCACACAGGCCATCCGCACAGATGAGCTGGAGACCATCGAGGAGGAGGGGAGTCTGTATATGGGATCTGTTCAGGGAGAGAAGTGA
- the ampd2b gene encoding AMP deaminase 2 isoform X1, translated as MSSNLPSGTAAGAKNKPISPFRKRGSLQYGASTADLRGARHLLTSQHSLPGIPVALKQSIDLRTSMDGKYKEIAEELFSRTMADSEMRSAPYEFPEDSPIEQLEERRHRLERQISQDVKFEPDILLRAKQEFMKTDSATDLEYMKEKSPFPDLQDLVPEKEYQRVAISGDEKCGVPFTDLLDAAKCVVKALFIRQKYMGLSLQSYCRTTARYLQELRERPLDFENYEEEISETAVTAETSRNATMHPPVSKTHPYENQDPASMPHDMGYGCKMVDGVMHVYTTRNIMEKSTELDLPYPDLQEYIADMNVMMALIINGPVKSFCYRRLQYLSSKFQMHILLNEMKELAAQKKVPHRDFYNIRKVDTHIHASSCMNQKHLLRFIKRAMKKYPKEIVRVENGKGQTLMEVFETMNLTAFDLSVDTLDMHADRNTFHRFDKFNAKYNPIGESILREIFIKTDNYIEGKYFGHIIKEVMADLEESKYQNVELRLSIYGRSRDEWDKLAQWAVKHRVYSTNVRWLVQVPRLFDVYQTKKQLCNFQEMLENIFMPLFEVTVNPGSHPELHLFLQHVVGFDSVDDESKPEQHIFNLDSPLPVNWTEEDNPPYSYYLYYMYANMTVLNHLRRQRGFPTLVLRPHCGEAGPIHHLVSGFMLSENISHGLLLRKAPVLQYLYYLAQIGIAMSPLSNNSLFLSYHRNPLPEYLSRGLMVSLSTDDPLQFHFTKEPLMEEYSIAAQVWKLSSCDMCELARNSVLMSGFSDRVKCSWLGPKHIKEGQESNDIRRTNVPDIRVAYRYETMCEELNLITQAIRTDELETIEEEGSLYMGSVQGEK; from the exons CTGATCTCCGTGGTGCCCGCCACCTCCTCACTTCCCAGCATTCCTTGCCTGGGATCCCTGTGGCCTTGAAACAATCCATTGACCTGCGTACATCCATGGACGGGAAGTACAAAGAGATTGCTGAG gAGCTGTTCTCCCGCACAATGGCAGACAGTGAGATGCGCAGTGCTCCCTATGAATTCCCTGAGGACAGTCCAATCGAACAGCTGGAAGAGAGACGTCATCGCTTGGAGCGACAGATAAGCCAGGATGTCAA GTTTGAACCCGACATTCTCCTGCGAGCCAAACAGGAGTTCATGAAGACTGACAGTGCTACAGATCTTGA ATACATGAAGGAGAAGAGCCCATTTCCAGACCTGCAGGACCTGGTTCCAGAGAAAGAATACCAGCGAGTGGCTATTTCTGGGGATGAGAAATGTGGG GTTCCCTTCACAGATCTGTTGGATGCAGCCAAATGTGTGGTGAAGGCTCTGTTCATCAGACAGAAGTACATGGGTCTGTCGCTGCAGAGTTACTGCAGGACCACCGCTCGTTACCTGCAGGAGCTGAGGGAGAGACCTCTGGACTTCGAAAACTACGAGGAGGAGATCTCAGAGACCGCAGTCACTGCAG AAACTTCTAGAA ATGCCACAATGCACCCACCTGTCTCTAAAACGCACCCCTATGAGAACCAGGACCCTGCCAGCATGCCCCACGATATGGGATATGGCTGCAAGATGGTGGATGGTGTCATGCATGTGTACACAACGAGGAACATTATGGAAAA GAGCACAGAGCTGGACTTGCCGTATCCAGACCTGCAGGAGTACATTGCTGATATGAATGTCATGATGGCCCTCATTATCAATGGCCCAGt AAAGTCCTTCTGCTACCGACGTCTGCAGTATCTTAGCTCCAAGTTCCAGATGCACATTTTGCTGAATGAGATGAAGGAGCTGGCAGCACAGAAGAAAGTCCCACATCGAGACTTTTACAATATCCGTAAG GTTGACACACACATCCACGCTTCGTCTTGCATGAACCAAAAGCACCTTCTGCGTTTTATTAAAAGGGCCATGAAGAAGTATCCCAAGGAAATTGTGCGTGTGGAAAATGGCAAGGGTCAGACGCTCATGGAAGTGTTTGAGACCATGAACCTGACGGCCTTTGACCTGAGCGTGGACACTCTGGACATGCATGCA GACCGAAACACTTTTCATCGCTTTGACAAGTTTAATGCCAAATACAACCCCATCGGCGAGTCCATTCTGAGAGAGATCTTCATCAAAACAGACAACTACATTGAGGGGAAATACTTTGGCCACATTATTAAG GAGGTGATGGCAGACCTGGAGGAGAGCAAATACCAGAATGTGGAGCTCAGGCTGTCCATCTACGGACGCTCCAGAGACGAGTGGGACAAGCTGGCCCAGTGGGCTGTCAAACATCGGGTCTACTCCACCAATGTGCGCTGGCTTGTGCAAGTGCCACGACTCTT TGACGTCtaccaaacaaagaaacagctgTGCAATTTCCAAGAGATGCTGGAGAACATCTTCATGCCTCTGTTTGAGGTTACAGTGAACCCCGGCAGCCATCCAGAGCTGCACCTCTTCCTTCAGCAT GTTGTAGGTTTTGACAGTGTGGATGATGAGTCGAAACCAGAGCAACATATCTTCAACCTGGACAGTCCGCTGCCAGTCAACTGGACAGAGGAGGACAACCCGCCCTACTCCTACTACCTCTACTACATGTACGCGAACATGACTGTGCTGAATCACCTGCGCAG GCAGCGGGGGTTTCCCACACTCGTCCTACGTCCTCATTGTGGGGAGGCAGGGCCGATCCATCACCTGGTGTCTGGTTTCATGCTGTCAGAGAACATCTCACACGGGCTGCTGCTCAGGAAG GCTCCTGTTCTGCAGTATCTGTACTACTTGGCCCAGATAGGTATCGCCATGTCTCCTCTCAGCAATAACAGCCTGTTCCTCAGCTACCATCGTAACCCTCTGCCAGAGTACCTGTCAAGAGGCCTCATGGTCTCTCTGTCCACAGACGACCCTCTGCAGTTTCACTTCACCAAG GAGCCTTTGATGGAAGAGTACAGCATTGCTGCTCAGGTGTGGAAGCTGAGCTCCTGCGATATGTGTGAGCTGGCCAGAAACAGCGTGCTGATGAGCGGATTCTCTGATAGG GTGAAGTGCTCCTGGCTCGGCCCCAAACACATTAAGGAGGGGCAGGAGAGCAACGACATCAGGCGCACCAACGTTCCTGACATCCGTGTGGCATACCGGTATGAGACCATGTGCGAGGAGTTGAATTTAATCACACAGGCCATCCGCACAGATGAGCTGGAGACCATCGAGGAGGAGGGGAGTCTGTATATGGGATCTGTTCAGGGAGAGAAGTGA
- the LOC117947726 gene encoding glutathione S-transferase Mu 3-like has protein sequence MTMKLAYWDIRGLAQPIRLLLEYTGTKYEDKFYVCGEAPDYDKSCWFDEKPTLGMDFPNLPYLEDGDRKLVQSNAIMRYIARKHNLCGETEDEKVRVDLLENQSMDFRNGFVRLCYTDFDKMKPGYLEMLPGVLKQFSDFLGDRKWFAGDKITFVDFIMYELLDQHRMFHPKCLDDFKNLKDLLVRFEALEKIAAYMKSDRFMKTPVNNKMAKWGNNKEK, from the exons ATGACCATGAAACTGGCTTACTGGGATATCCGTGGG CTCGCCCAGCCTATCCGCCTGCTGCTGGAGTACACCGGCACCAAGTATGAGGACAAGTTTTACGTCTGTGGTGAAG CTCCTGACTACGATAAGAGCTGCTGGTTTGATGAAAAACCAACTCTTGGAATGGACTTCCCCAAT CTGCCCTACTTGGAGGATGGGGACAGGAAGCTAGTTCAGAGCAATGCTATCATGAGATACATTGCTCGTAAGCACAACTTGT gtggagagacagaggatgaGAAGGTCCGTGTGGACCTCTTGGAGAACCAGTCAATGGACTTCAGAAACGGCTTTGTGAGGCTGTGCTACACTGACTTT GACAAGATGAAGCCAGGGTACCTTGAGATGCTGCCAGGCGTACTAAAGCAGTTCTCAGATTTCTTgggagacaggaagtggttCGCTGGTGACAAG ATCACTTTTGTGGACTTCATCATGTACGAGCTGTTGGATCAACACAGGATGTTTCATCCTAAGTGCCTGGATGACTTCAAGAACCTCAAAGATCTTTTAGTCCGTTTTGAG GCTCTGGAAAAGATTGCTGCCTACATGAAGTCAGATAGATTCATGAAGACTCCTGTCAACAACAAGATGGCCAAGTGGGGaaacaacaaagagaaataA